In one window of Deinococcus radiotolerans DNA:
- the ndk gene encoding nucleoside-diphosphate kinase, whose protein sequence is MERTFAMIKPDGVRRGLTPEILARIQRKGYRVVGLKQMVIARETAEAHYGEHKERPFFGELVDFITGGPVVAIALEGENAIAGWRAMMGATNPANAAPGSIRADFATTTGENVTHGSDSSESAARELALFFKDGELIA, encoded by the coding sequence ATGGAACGCACCTTTGCCATGATCAAACCCGACGGCGTCCGCCGCGGCCTGACCCCCGAGATCCTCGCCCGCATCCAGCGCAAGGGCTACCGCGTGGTGGGCCTCAAGCAGATGGTCATCGCCCGCGAGACCGCTGAAGCCCACTACGGCGAGCACAAGGAGCGCCCCTTCTTCGGTGAGCTGGTGGACTTCATCACGGGCGGACCCGTGGTTGCCATCGCGCTGGAAGGCGAGAACGCCATCGCCGGCTGGCGCGCCATGATGGGCGCCACCAACCCCGCCAACGCTGCCCCCGGCAGCATCCGCGCGGACTTCGCCACCACCACCGGCGAGAACGTCACGCACGGCAGTGACAGCAGCGAGAGCGCCGCGCGCGAACTGGCGCTGTTCTTCAAAGACGGCGAACTGATCGCCTGA
- a CDS encoding ABC transporter permease — MTHDSPPRPSGDAARIALIACAVAALGMLLFPLATLGRGFSADAVLLHVTGSVMNLTSNQQAPLPPTGTVLGLAWATLAALIVTLLGAWQRQRWFWLTGLLTFGLATAAVIVLGGALDDQTRRVLADTTLRPGAKRQLGNFYASGGMNLGLFLPALAGLIAAGAGLSALPRVWQAFNRMRSLLVPIAAIGLAVLVGAIVVLIVQPSINQSGAPMGLWSAWLAKSDLVYFVYSTLFAPITSLNPLLDSLKIATPLIFTGLSVAFAFRTGLFNIGAPGQLTMGAIAAMLVGVYGPASLGYGLLALSVLAAAAGGALWGAIPGLLKARFGSSEVINTIMLNYIASSVLVFLIGSDSFPFLGREYPQPLKAEGSNPQSELLHSEAQLRPLLEVLNVGQNGQVALSIGLLVALIAFVVVRLLVRKNRSLIALAAAVVLGALTWRIGIPVTVTGSQLNGAFLIALLCAAGFGLLMWRTAAGYALRAVGLSPKAAEYGGISVAKNTILAMTIAGMFAGLAGTHYVNGGALDEYRLKQNMPVNVGFDGIAVALMGQSTPAGVVASSILFGTIDTGSVSVTTKLAKVNSDIVTVLKALIVLFIAAGGFLSRRLTSPPPPALVTAAERHETPAAVDTTTSLTPQPNVGQASEDITRDGKN, encoded by the coding sequence GTGACCCACGATTCTCCCCCTCGCCCATCCGGCGACGCGGCCCGCATTGCGCTGATCGCCTGCGCGGTTGCCGCCCTGGGCATGCTTCTCTTCCCCCTGGCCACACTGGGCCGGGGATTCAGTGCCGACGCCGTCCTCCTGCACGTCACGGGCAGCGTCATGAACCTCACCTCGAACCAGCAGGCCCCCCTGCCACCCACCGGGACAGTCCTGGGCCTCGCCTGGGCCACGCTGGCCGCCCTGATCGTCACCCTGCTGGGCGCCTGGCAGCGTCAGCGCTGGTTCTGGCTGACGGGCCTGCTGACCTTCGGGCTGGCCACGGCCGCCGTGATCGTACTGGGCGGCGCTCTGGATGACCAGACCAGGCGCGTGCTGGCCGACACCACCCTGCGCCCCGGCGCCAAGCGGCAGCTGGGGAACTTCTACGCCAGTGGCGGCATGAACCTGGGCCTGTTCCTCCCGGCCCTGGCGGGCCTGATCGCGGCCGGCGCGGGCCTCAGCGCCCTGCCGCGCGTGTGGCAGGCGTTCAACCGCATGCGCAGTCTGCTGGTGCCCATCGCCGCGATCGGCCTGGCGGTCCTGGTCGGCGCGATCGTCGTGCTGATCGTGCAGCCCAGCATCAACCAGAGCGGCGCGCCCATGGGCCTGTGGAGCGCGTGGCTGGCGAAATCGGACCTGGTGTACTTCGTGTACTCCACGCTGTTCGCGCCCATCACGTCCCTGAACCCGCTGCTGGACAGCCTGAAGATCGCCACGCCGCTGATCTTCACCGGCCTGAGCGTGGCCTTCGCGTTCCGCACCGGTCTGTTCAACATTGGCGCGCCCGGGCAGCTGACCATGGGCGCCATCGCCGCCATGCTGGTCGGCGTGTACGGCCCGGCCAGCCTGGGCTACGGTCTGCTGGCCCTGAGTGTCCTGGCCGCCGCGGCAGGCGGGGCCCTGTGGGGCGCCATTCCGGGTCTGCTCAAGGCGCGCTTCGGGTCCAGCGAAGTGATCAACACGATCATGCTGAATTACATCGCGTCGTCCGTGCTGGTGTTCCTGATCGGCAGTGATTCCTTCCCGTTCCTGGGCCGCGAGTACCCGCAGCCCCTGAAGGCTGAGGGCTCGAACCCGCAGAGTGAACTGCTGCATAGCGAGGCGCAGCTGCGCCCCCTGCTGGAGGTCCTGAACGTCGGGCAGAACGGCCAGGTGGCCCTGAGCATCGGCCTGCTGGTGGCGCTGATCGCCTTTGTGGTCGTGCGTCTGCTCGTGCGCAAGAACCGCAGCCTGATCGCCTTGGCCGCGGCCGTCGTGCTGGGCGCCCTCACGTGGCGGATCGGGATTCCCGTCACCGTGACCGGCAGCCAGCTGAACGGCGCGTTCCTGATCGCGCTGCTGTGCGCGGCGGGCTTCGGCCTGCTGATGTGGCGCACCGCCGCCGGGTACGCCCTGCGCGCCGTGGGCCTGTCGCCCAAAGCCGCCGAGTACGGCGGGATCAGCGTGGCGAAGAACACCATCCTGGCCATGACCATCGCCGGGATGTTCGCGGGCCTGGCGGGCACGCACTACGTGAACGGTGGGGCGCTTGACGAGTACCGCCTGAAGCAGAACATGCCCGTGAACGTCGGCTTCGACGGCATCGCCGTGGCCCTGATGGGTCAGAGCACCCCAGCAGGCGTCGTGGCGTCCAGCATCCTGTTCGGCACCATCGACACCGGCTCGGTCAGCGTCACCACGAAGCTCGCCAAGGTGAACAGCGACATCGTGACGGTCCTCAAGGCCCTCATCGTGCTGTTCATCGCGGCCGGGGGCTTCCTGAGCCGCCGCCTCACCTCTCCCCCACCGCCCGCGCTGGTCACCGCAGCGGAACGCCACGAGACGCCCGCCGCCGTGGACACCACCACATCCCTCACGCCGCAACCGAACGTGGGTCAGGCCAGTGAGGACATCACCCGGGATGGCAAGAACTGA
- a CDS encoding aldo/keto reductase has protein sequence MTDTTPNAAPSGTFKIGGDLTVTRLGFGAMRITGDGVWGDPADREGALTTLRRLPELGVNFIDTADSYGPAVSEELIREALHPYDAVVVATKGGLTRTGPNVWIPVGRPEYLKQQAHISRRRLGVDRIDLWQLHRIDPHVPRDEQFGAIKELMDEGVIRHAGLSEVSVEEIEAARNVFPVATVQNLYNLANRKSEAVLDYCEREHIGFIPWFPLAAGNLAKEGSVLTEIAARLGATPSQVALAWVLRRSPVMLPIPGTGKVRHLEENVAAAHLTLTDEDFRALDEVGRQEWEKQQ, from the coding sequence ATGACCGACACCACCCCCAACGCCGCCCCGAGCGGCACCTTCAAGATCGGCGGCGACCTGACCGTCACCCGCCTCGGCTTCGGCGCCATGCGCATCACCGGCGACGGCGTGTGGGGCGACCCCGCCGACCGCGAGGGCGCCCTGACCACCCTGCGCCGCCTGCCGGAACTGGGCGTGAACTTCATCGACACCGCCGACAGCTACGGCCCGGCCGTCAGCGAGGAACTCATCCGCGAGGCCCTCCACCCCTACGACGCCGTCGTGGTCGCCACGAAAGGCGGCCTGACCCGCACCGGCCCGAACGTCTGGATTCCCGTGGGCCGCCCCGAGTACCTCAAGCAGCAGGCGCACATCTCCCGCCGTCGCCTGGGCGTGGACCGCATCGACCTGTGGCAACTGCACCGCATCGACCCGCACGTCCCGCGCGACGAGCAGTTCGGCGCCATCAAGGAACTCATGGACGAGGGCGTCATCCGCCACGCCGGACTCTCTGAAGTCAGCGTCGAGGAGATCGAGGCGGCCCGCAACGTGTTCCCCGTCGCTACCGTGCAGAACCTCTACAACCTCGCCAACCGCAAGAGCGAGGCCGTGCTGGACTACTGCGAGCGCGAGCACATCGGCTTCATCCCCTGGTTCCCCCTGGCTGCCGGGAACCTCGCGAAAGAAGGCAGCGTCCTGACCGAGATCGCCGCGCGACTGGGCGCCACGCCCTCCCAGGTGGCCCTCGCCTGGGTCCTCAGGCGCAGCCCCGTCATGCTGCCCATCCCCGGCACCGGCAAGGTCCGGCACCTCGAAGAGAACGTCGCCGCCGCCCACCTCACCCTGACCGACGAGGACTTCCGCGCGCTGGACGAGGTCGGCCGCCAGGAATGGGAGAAGCAGCAGTAA
- a CDS encoding C39 family peptidase: MRSPALLVTAALLVGAAAFGVTRLQSGAEAQTAAVEQPAVPALPPAAEPAPEPVGPDPAPEPVTPTPVQVQPPTPEVTPAPRPAAPARMLPALASVTGIRHEYQRLNNCGPVTIGMALSRWGGALNQYDIAPKLKPSKGDVNVSPEELAAFARAQGMDVHLARGGDRALLRSLLASGFPVIVETWFVTPDSGGMGHYRLLTGYDDATGQFSALDSYLGPLRMNYANFDELWRSFGRTFLIVTPPSKRAALAGVLDWRADRAQQQAETLRVAEREAERRNDAVGFLTLGQAQLDAGDARAAARTFDRAFAATPDRALDPTRPAWVQGGLPWRALWYSFGPLEAYTRTGQYARVLTLTGAVLRSVPTHEESHYWRARALTGLGRTAEAQAAYHEALRLRPGFAEARQDLNRL, translated from the coding sequence ATGCGTTCCCCTGCCCTGCTGGTGACGGCGGCCCTGCTCGTGGGGGCGGCCGCGTTCGGTGTCACGCGCCTCCAGTCTGGTGCAGAGGCTCAGACGGCTGCGGTCGAGCAACCAGCGGTGCCTGCGCTACCGCCCGCTGCGGAACCCGCACCAGAACCCGTAGGGCCGGACCCTGCGCCGGAACCGGTCACCCCCACTCCAGTCCAGGTGCAGCCGCCCACGCCGGAGGTCACACCTGCGCCTCGGCCGGCCGCGCCTGCCCGGATGCTGCCGGCGCTGGCCAGCGTCACGGGCATCCGGCACGAGTACCAGCGGCTGAACAACTGCGGGCCGGTCACGATCGGCATGGCCCTGAGCCGCTGGGGAGGCGCGCTGAACCAGTACGACATCGCGCCGAAACTCAAGCCGTCGAAGGGGGACGTGAACGTCTCGCCGGAGGAACTTGCGGCGTTCGCGCGGGCGCAGGGCATGGACGTGCACCTGGCGCGCGGCGGGGACCGGGCGCTGCTGCGGTCGCTGCTCGCGTCGGGCTTCCCGGTGATCGTGGAGACGTGGTTCGTTACGCCGGACTCGGGCGGCATGGGGCACTACCGCCTGCTGACCGGCTACGACGACGCCACCGGGCAGTTCAGCGCGCTGGACTCGTACCTGGGGCCGCTGCGGATGAACTACGCGAATTTCGACGAGCTGTGGCGGTCGTTCGGGCGCACGTTCCTGATCGTCACGCCGCCGTCGAAACGGGCGGCCCTGGCGGGCGTGCTGGACTGGCGAGCCGACCGCGCGCAGCAGCAGGCCGAGACGCTGCGGGTCGCCGAGCGCGAGGCGGAACGGCGCAACGATGCGGTGGGCTTCCTGACCCTGGGGCAGGCGCAACTGGACGCGGGGGACGCCCGCGCCGCCGCGCGCACCTTCGACCGGGCGTTCGCCGCGACGCCCGACCGCGCCCTCGACCCGACCCGGCCCGCGTGGGTGCAGGGCGGGCTGCCCTGGCGCGCGCTGTGGTACTCGTTCGGGCCGCTGGAGGCGTACACCCGCACCGGTCAGTACGCGCGGGTGCTCACCCTGACAGGCGCGGTGCTGCGCTCGGTGCCCACGCACGAGGAGTCGCACTACTGGCGCGCGCGGGCCCTGACCGGCCTGGGCCGCACCGCCGAAGCGCAGGCTGCGTACCACGAGGCGCTGCGCCTGCGCCCCGGCTTTGCGGAGGCGCGGCAGGACCTGAACCGGCTGTAG
- a CDS encoding GGDEF domain-containing protein: protein MRPLTLPELLRRNRVMVVCSASVAYVLYAVLTAMVDPPREGLMALSNPKNIAAFVALLTAATTLLRPQAVQGVYAVTSVGYLLVAMLEVPRAVAWGDMPMHLTLWLTLNVLVSYLVFGTRLGTAVNVVCALSIVVSLLMNGPVEPSNVADWITALIVMGGTGVIAFSVMRFIEQNLSVHLHTDARLRAARKDALTEVLGRSATEEELQRSIQQALNNRAPLSIIVTDIDHFKHVNDVHGHGTGDDVLRSFGKRLRRSVGGSGGQVGRWGGEEFLLILPGLARTDALAVAERLRAEVAGEPIAGLDITASFGVGSLRGAEDSAADLFARADSAMYNAKRSGRNAVR, encoded by the coding sequence TTGAGGCCGCTCACGCTGCCTGAACTGCTGCGCCGCAACCGGGTCATGGTGGTGTGCAGCGCCAGCGTGGCGTACGTGCTGTACGCCGTCCTGACCGCCATGGTCGACCCGCCCCGCGAGGGCCTGATGGCCCTGAGCAACCCGAAGAACATCGCGGCCTTCGTGGCGCTCCTGACGGCGGCCACCACGCTGCTGCGCCCGCAGGCGGTGCAGGGCGTGTACGCCGTGACCAGCGTCGGGTACCTGCTGGTCGCCATGCTGGAGGTGCCGCGCGCCGTCGCGTGGGGCGACATGCCCATGCACCTGACCCTGTGGCTGACGCTGAACGTGCTGGTGTCCTACCTCGTGTTCGGCACGCGACTGGGCACCGCCGTGAACGTCGTGTGCGCCCTGTCCATCGTGGTCAGCCTGCTGATGAACGGCCCGGTGGAACCCAGCAACGTGGCCGACTGGATCACGGCCCTGATCGTGATGGGCGGCACGGGCGTCATCGCCTTTTCCGTCATGCGCTTCATTGAGCAGAACCTCAGCGTGCACCTGCACACCGACGCGCGCCTCAGGGCCGCCCGCAAGGACGCCCTGACCGAGGTGCTGGGACGCAGCGCCACCGAGGAGGAACTGCAGCGCAGCATCCAGCAGGCCCTGAACAACCGCGCGCCGCTGAGCATCATCGTGACCGACATTGACCACTTCAAGCACGTGAACGACGTGCACGGCCACGGCACCGGTGACGACGTGCTCCGCTCGTTTGGGAAGCGGCTGCGGCGCAGCGTGGGTGGCTCCGGCGGGCAGGTGGGCCGCTGGGGCGGAGAAGAATTCCTGCTGATCCTGCCCGGCCTGGCCCGCACCGACGCGCTGGCTGTCGCTGAACGCCTGCGCGCCGAGGTGGCCGGCGAGCCCATCGCGGGCCTGGACATCACCGCCAGTTTCGGCGTGGGGTCCCTGCGCGGCGCTGAGGACAGTGCCGCCGACCTGTTCGCCCGGGCGGACAGCGCCATGTACAACGCCAAACGCTCCGGCCGCAACGCCGTGCGCTGA
- a CDS encoding nitroreductase family protein — MDLIDGMLARRTTNGPFRPDPVSREHQHLLMRVAQAAPSHFNSQPWRFVLIENPDTIAQVAQIAGQSMTELIEGGVFFERYRRYFRFTQQEMEERRDGIHIDHLPGPLKPFTRQVFSDAGLKLMRQLGVPKKLGEDNRKLVAGSPLLLAALLDKGEYRPGELSGFYSVFGMGAAMENIWNAVGALGMGIQFVSTPMEIPRHWQAIQDLLRVPGDLELMAVYRLGYLPHDQARPSIDWSSRHRKRLGQFVYRDTCEQPERE; from the coding sequence ATGGATCTGATCGACGGCATGCTCGCGCGGCGCACCACCAACGGCCCCTTCCGCCCGGACCCGGTCAGCCGCGAGCACCAGCACCTGCTGATGCGGGTCGCGCAGGCGGCCCCCAGCCACTTCAACAGCCAGCCGTGGCGCTTCGTGCTCATCGAGAACCCCGACACCATCGCGCAGGTCGCGCAGATCGCCGGTCAGAGCATGACCGAACTGATCGAGGGCGGCGTGTTCTTCGAACGCTACCGCCGCTACTTCCGCTTCACGCAGCAGGAGATGGAGGAGCGGCGCGACGGTATTCACATCGACCACCTGCCCGGCCCGCTGAAACCCTTCACGCGGCAGGTGTTCAGCGACGCCGGACTGAAACTCATGCGGCAGCTTGGCGTGCCGAAAAAACTCGGGGAGGACAACCGCAAACTCGTGGCCGGCAGCCCCCTGCTGCTGGCCGCCCTGCTCGACAAGGGCGAGTACCGCCCCGGTGAACTGTCCGGCTTCTACTCCGTGTTCGGCATGGGCGCCGCCATGGAAAACATCTGGAACGCCGTCGGCGCGCTGGGCATGGGCATCCAGTTCGTCAGCACGCCCATGGAGATCCCCCGCCACTGGCAGGCCATCCAGGACCTGCTGCGCGTGCCCGGCGACCTGGAACTCATGGCCGTGTACCGCCTGGGGTACCTGCCGCACGATCAGGCGCGGCCCAGCATCGACTGGAGCAGCCGCCACCGCAAACGCCTGGGTCAATTCGTGTACCGCGACACCTGCGAGCAGCCCGAACGCGAGTGA
- a CDS encoding type III polyketide synthase, whose translation MRRMPLTPHLRALVTGTPPHLTPQTQVQEAARTLFPRMAARPQLLDVFTNAQIDTRALARPLEWYLTPRGFGEKNAVFVQEARALTRRLAREALDAAQITPADVDAVVVVNTSGISAPSLDADLIEHLGINRHAARLPVWGLGCAGGASGLARAADLVRAGYRRVLYVAVELCSLTLVHGDETKSNFVGTALFSDGGAAAVLTHPDEPGPAPLAELCGAYSTLIEDSEDIMGWDVVDEGLKVRFSRDIPTLVRGMMQGNVQAALSAHGWCPTQVGTYVVHPGGVKVLSAYEEALNLPAGALDASRHVLRHYGNMSSVTVLFVLQETLRAHPQGRALLSAMGPGFSAEHVLLNFPG comes from the coding sequence ATGCGGCGCATGCCCCTGACCCCCCACCTGCGCGCCCTCGTGACGGGCACGCCCCCGCACCTGACGCCGCAGACGCAGGTGCAGGAGGCCGCCCGCACCCTCTTCCCGCGCATGGCGGCCCGCCCACAGCTGCTGGACGTCTTCACGAACGCGCAGATCGACACGCGCGCCCTGGCCCGCCCACTCGAGTGGTACCTCACCCCACGCGGCTTCGGCGAGAAGAACGCCGTCTTCGTGCAGGAAGCCCGCGCCCTGACCCGCCGACTGGCCAGGGAGGCGCTGGACGCCGCGCAGATCACCCCCGCCGACGTGGACGCCGTGGTCGTCGTGAACACCAGCGGCATCAGCGCCCCCAGCCTCGACGCCGACCTGATCGAACATCTGGGGATCAACCGGCACGCCGCGCGGCTCCCCGTGTGGGGCCTGGGCTGCGCCGGAGGCGCCAGCGGACTGGCCCGCGCCGCCGACCTCGTCCGCGCCGGGTACCGCCGCGTGCTGTACGTCGCCGTGGAACTGTGCAGCCTGACCCTCGTGCACGGCGACGAGACCAAGAGCAACTTCGTCGGCACCGCTCTCTTCTCCGACGGGGGCGCCGCCGCCGTCCTCACCCACCCCGACGAACCGGGCCCCGCCCCCCTGGCCGAACTGTGCGGCGCGTACTCCACCCTCATCGAGGACAGCGAGGACATCATGGGCTGGGACGTCGTCGACGAGGGCCTGAAAGTCCGCTTCAGCCGCGACATCCCCACACTGGTGCGCGGCATGATGCAGGGGAACGTCCAGGCCGCCCTGAGCGCGCACGGTTGGTGCCCCACGCAGGTCGGCACGTACGTCGTCCACCCCGGCGGCGTGAAAGTCCTCAGCGCCTACGAGGAGGCCCTGAACCTCCCCGCTGGAGCGCTGGACGCCAGCCGCCACGTCCTGCGCCACTACGGCAACATGAGCAGCGTCACCGTCCTGTTCGTGCTGCAAGAAACCCTGCGCGCCCACCCGCAGGGCCGCGCCCTCCTGAGCGCCATGGGCCCCGGCTTCAGTGCCGAACACGTCCTCCTGAACTTCCCCGGCTGA